ACAATAAATACTATGAGCCAAATCTTTTAGGCATTTTATGTTCGTTTTCACAGCCTTTTACGCGAGGGTTAAAAAAAACCGAGGCCTCTTCAGATCACCAAATAAGAGTACAAAGTGAGTCAGATGAGATAGCTCACGGGTGTGCAGGACATGTGGTCTTCGGGCACGCACAGCTCCACCGTGCAGTGCAGATAGAGGTCGTGAGGTTCCGTCATGAAGCGGAACATGTCGAAGCTGTAGCGAATGATGGAACTTTCTCCGTTACGGCCAGACTGTCCGGCGCTCACGTTAAGAAAGGAGACCGTTTCGTCACTCACACACCTGCATGAAGAGACGGAAATGAGGAGTAGGACCTGAGTTTAGAGTTAAAAGAGGACAAACAGCTCCTCTGACCCGTTCAGGAGCAGAGTGTAGACCAATCCCTCGGTGGTGTTGGGCTGGGGAGACTGCGTGGCCCAGCACTTCTCAACTCTGAGCAGGAAGAAATCTGCAGGCTCGGTGACAGCCACCTCCACATATACCTGGGACAGAGACATGGTGCAAATAGCGTCACCAAAAGGGGATCGATATGTTGATGGTTGATGAGCGTTTACCGACCTTGTCTCGAAGTTCAATGGTGGGGGAACTCGTGTAGGCCTCAGAATAAGACTGGTCTGTGTACAACATCATCTGGATCTTGGCATCAAGTTCATCTACGTGCATCACCATCTCACTGCAGGGGAGAAAGGAGAAAACAGTTTGGCGACTTtgaaataactaaataattatAAAAGTTTTCAGATTGCAGTGCACAGAATAATCAGGAGGTCATCAGGGGGCTCTCTGGTTTGGGACAAATGTTACCTGGTTAATGCACCTGTATCCAGGTATGCAAGTATCCAGGGCATTGCTAACGTATACATAAGATGGATTGGTTTAGAAATAAATGGCATTTAAGCCTTTTAAGTCAACATCCTTCCTAACCTGGAAAAGTGGATGACTGGGAAAGGCAGGCTGACTGttctgatggatggatagacgcACGTGAAGTCCATCTTAATGACTGGATTTCTGATGATGTTTCCTCTAACCTGAGGGTTCGATTGTATACTCAGGGAATAGGCGATGTGATTTTTTCtctgtaggaaaaaaaaaaaaaaaaaaaagggggagaacaacaaaaagaaatgcactaTTGACCGGGATAAATGAATAACCTGTTATACAGGTTGCGCTTGGCCTTTAACTCTTATAATGCGCCAGTTGTACCATCAGCGGCTTGCCTCCGCAGACTTGATATTCGTCTTTAGATATCTTGGCCATGTAATACGGCACACCGTTGATGACCGTCCTCTGAGGACGGCAAGATTTGTTGGGCAAGTGCAGGGACTCCAGCGGCACATTGTGATACTGGAAGTAATCTTCTTTCGCTCGGATCGCCATGAAGTCTTTGCCGCACATTACTTTGATGTCTGCATCTGTAAAAATACAACAGGAAACTAAGTATTAAAGTCATTTTACTGCTTGGGATTCACAAGGAGGACATCTGCCGTCACGGTAAATAGTGCACAAAATTGGAAATGAAAAAGTATGTCATCAGATGCCATCCGTCTTTTTGTGGGAACTTATTTGAATTTGTTCTGGTCGTATGTTCAAAGCAAATGTTCTTCATTTGTAGGCAATTTAACTACATGCTTAAACATCTGTTTAACGGTGTAGAATACTTCTCAGCCTGTGAACAGTTGTGTCTCCCGTGACTGCTGATGTGAGCAAAGTTAGTTATCAGCTTATTCATCAGAGTTGTTGGATCAAAATACATAACAGAAAATCTATATTACAAACTGGGGTAAAGACTTTGAAAGATGTGGGATGATGCCAGTACTtagcattgtgggaaatgtagaaTGCAAGGTTTTGAGAGTGACGGataacataaataacatttttaaaaagcacttcaattttgacttaaaaaaaataataataataataatttaaaatagtgTCAACTATGTTCGGTGCAATACTGAATGACAGTTGTCCACAATGTCTGCAACACAGAGCTCCTTTGTGACACATTAATACTTTGCAGGCAGAGTGAATGAAAAGAACACGTCGAGTAAAACGAATAGAAATGTGCCCACTTTTGTCACATTGGTCCGCATAATATCCGCTGGCACATTTGCACCTCCTCCGGTCTGCGGACAGAAGGCAGTTCGTGCTGTTGGTGCAGTGCTCCACTCTGCAGAGGCCTAAGCACAACGTCAGAGACACGAGCGTCAATATGAGGAGAAGCTGCGGCACGTTGGCCTCGTTTTGTCATCACACACGTAGACAGACACGCTTACCCGCAATGTGGTGGCGCGCGAGGCCGAAGAGAAGCACGAGGGCCACGCTCAGCTGATGAATGAATTAACATGTGTGTAAAGTGTTGCATTATGGATTTGACCTCGTGTGAGTCTGCCGATCAGGCCGCCCCTCCGCTGCACACACATTAGTTTGACATGAATGATCAATAATGCTCATCAATATGCACCCACCTTTAAGCCGATTGGGATCATTGCTGGACACTTTTGCGTACAAATATAGTTAATAAATCCGTTTTTGTTCAACGTGAGATCGTAAGTCACACAGGACGCTCTCACAGGACGTTGTCGTCGTTTTCACACCTGCTGCTCATCAATCACGAACACCTGCCACTTTTGGCTCGTGCGCTTCTTAACGGATACAAAACCCACTCAGGAGATTATATACgattacattaaattaattgaTTACAAAGTTATGTAATTAAtgggtgaataaaaaaaatatgtaagcTATttctaaaacagaaaaaaacgatataataaatcaaatcatgCAAATGTAAAGCACTTAAAACTACAAACTTTTGTGACGCAATGTTTAGTTTTGGTCTCTGGCCTCTTATTGACACACTTGGTAGGATAACTATAAGGAAAACGGCACACTTATTGCTAACATTTACGAATGTTCATGACCAAGAAACAagtggtttgttttttaagtgaTATCAGTGATGATCATCCTATTTTTGATTATACATAATTTAAAAGTTAGCTAAGAGAACCTTCCTGTAAATTGAATAAGAACGTCTGAGAGAATTAAGGCTTTAAAGATGGAACTTAAAAACAGCAGCTGGATAAGGTGTATGTTGATGATAATCAGGCCTATGAGGCAATTTTGTTCACATTCGTTATACAATAAACATTGTCCTATTAGGAGCTGCTGGGTGAAGAAGGATATAGAGGAAAGCCATGGCTGACTAAAAGTCTGCAAAGAAACATTTACTTCACAATAATATTTACAATTGAGAACCAGAGAAAGTAAAGAGTTATACAAGTTGTATAAGAATAAACTGACTTCCATTATGAGATCACAGAAGAATGAATACTAATAAAATATGAGAGGATAGTAATACATAACATTCAAAAGACTTGGAAAGTTAATCAATCATATTATTCAGAATAGATGCTAcggaaaataaatcaattgtTTTAGTGTAACTATTCCAAACAGTGAGGGACTCAACAGGGTCTTAACGGAAAGCCTTAAGTGGGTCACTGTATTTCCAACAGTGCAAACTCGACAGACCCGCAggccacactccatcaggcagGCCTCCCTCCATCAGGCAGGCCTCCCTCCTATCTTAACGGAAAGCCTTAAGTGGGTCACTGTATTTCCAACAGTGCAAACTCGACAGACCCGCAggccacactccatcaggcagGCCTCCCTCCTATTTGGTAACAGACCATCTGTCTTTGATTGGACAGATCAGAGCCAGAATAAGTTGTTGGTATGGGGAGGCACCGTGATTGATGAGGCAGGTTTAAATCAGATCCGATGGCCTGGCATAGTAAcctgttgtatttgtttcttttctattaAAATGGCCCCCTTCTCAAGTCCTCCTTCTCTGGTGGatccttcaaagtaaaaaactACTAATATGGTCTGCAGATATTCAGATGGGAAAGGTCGTTTGCACAAAGGATGGAGAAATGCAACTATAGTTAAtttgagcaacaacaaaaacactattcTCCACTGTCTGATAGTGGCTTGAATTAGCATATCTAACATTTCAATTGCTCCTCTGAAATCTGACGACCTTGTTGGCCTTGCTCTTACCCTTTAAATTATGTCGTACTGATCATTAATTTCCATTTATGGTTTTTAGctgtaattattttattgtgcTTTTACAACCTCAGCTTCACACATAATTTGTACccaaacagaaacagaacaaaTCAACAGAGGGAACAATTggtaatgttatttatttagagaGCGAAGGGGTAAGAGATATTTCACAAGTTTGTGGTTTACAACTGTGAATGTAGCTTGGTTCCGTCTCAACACGGAGAACCTTCACATCATCTAATTCAGTAGAAGTGGTTCCAAGTGAACGTGAAAAAGTCCAAATCATGATGTGTGAAAAAAATCTGTTATTAGATGGAAAGGCTATACAGTCAGAACATCAGGTGTAATTGACCAAATCTGTacagcaaaacaaacataacagtACACTGAAATAATTTCCCTAGGTATTAAAAAGCAgccttgtctgtgtgtgcatgttataTACCGAACAGTCTTCCTCAGCAGCACAGAGTCGTCGCTCTTCGTCTCGTTGGCAGCGGTGCAGTGCCACCCTGGTGTTGTGAAATAGCCGGGTTATAAGAGGTGTCTGTCATCGGCCTGATTCACAACACCAGCTGCAGCACATGCACCTGAGAGGTTGGTCTTCTGCTGCtggatgtattaaaaaaaagaaaaaacacacactctgcaggtTGTGCAACAATCTCAAGAGAAAAGATGAGAATAACTCATGTGAGGAGACTCTGCAACTCCATTGTGACGGACCAATCAGCATCTGATTTCAGTTGAGGGTAGCTatgatgtaatgtgtgtggCAGGTGGGATTGTCAGGCATATTATTAAGTGTAGCTGGGTCACTGGTGTGTCTCCGCTCCCAGCACTGGGAAGGAGTACGACGGCATGGATCCCATAAAGCTTGGCTCAGCTTTGTCTCAACATCTCAGGACAGATATGTGTAGACACCAAGACAGAATGAGCCTCCATCTGTGTTCTCTCAGGCCAGACTGAAGGACACAGAGGACGATGGGCAATTCTTTTTTGAAGATTTGCATTGTGGTTGGTGGCTTGCAAAACTCGACCAGTCAGTTTATGCAGCTAAATGTACTGGTGGGCTGTTGCTGGATACTGTCAAAGTGTCATTGCTATGGTGTTCTGGATGGTTGCTACGGCAACCCCGAGGTTGCTAAAAAGTCAGCTGGGTGATACCAGTCAGGTCATGCTACATAGAAGCATTATACTTTGAGAAATTGCAGTTCAAGCTGAAACTGTTGATGGTACAGGACCTGTTCAACCCACAACTTTTTCATCTGTCAAATATTGTGAAACATGACTGAACAAGAGGATTCTGATTCTCCCTTCATTATCCCAGAAACCCTCACCCTTCTGATACAGAGAGAACCAGAAATACCCCTCCAGTCCTGCAGTCGGCCTCAAGCCAACCCTCCATCTGCCAGGGGACAGGATGTGTCACAGATACTGCACTACAGCCTGTGGAGACAACATGGTGTCCGCCTGCTACACTCAGGACGAGGAACTGTCGACAGTAACTTTCTCATGTTAAATCAGAGGGAGTTGTAATGTCTAAAACTGACAAACACTTTACTCTGGAAAGATGAGCTCTGAGGTCAGAGAGTTAGCAGGCTACATTAAATTGAGCCCAATGTTGGAAATGCAAATTCAAAAAAGTGAggttaaatgaaaaagaaaaagaaaaaagaaatgtaatggacaaaataaaaaagacaactgAAAAGTacacttattttttattcaaaatcatcaaagatacaaatataaaacaacgaaactgaaaaaaagagcGAACAGAACAAAAAGAACAGACAACTAAGGGGAACTCAGATGGATGATATAAGGATGTATCCAGGAACAAAATGAAGACTGTGGTattctatacacacacaaaaggtcaACACatgagcgtgagtgtgtgaataTGAATTAATCTGATAAAGCCCAAATAATATTGtttgtaggtctgtgtgtgtgtgtgtgtgtgtgtgtgtgtgtgtgtgttgtgtgtgtgtgtgagtgagtgagagagagacgttGTCTCAGTTCATCAGTAATTCCATCTGCACCAGTCTCGCGTTGGTGTCTCCGGCCATGTTGTAGGGAATCATACCAGCAAAAGTGATCAGGGCTCTGGCCTGGCTGCGGAGTTGCTGttagatgaagaaaaagaaaagaagaaaaataagaaggACACATAGAGATTAAAACACTAAGAAGAGACTGCTTCTGTACATCTCAGACGGTTTGAAGAAATATTGGCACATGTCGGCATATTAATAACAAGCTATAGCAGCACACATTACGTATTTTCACCTACAGACAGCAATTAGAAGCGGatttttcaataaaatgttattcTATTTTTCATGTTTCTCAAATGTATTATCCATCTCTGCTAAATCAGAGCCCGTCTTCGCACCATGTCTCTGTCCTCGATGGTCCTCTGTGGTCGTCCAGGTGTGCCTGCTGGTGCCCCCTTCAGGCGTTTGTGCTGAGTGAACAGGATGTTCATGGTGGCCAACAGCACTTCAGACAGGTTGTGGCGCACCTGAGGAAGGAATGGAAGAATAATGCTGTGTATTGTGGGAAAGCCTAAAAGTCCCTTTTGAGCGTTCAGATCTTGACCTCACCTCATCACTGAAGTTCCTGAAGGCAGCCACTCGCTCCTCCACACTGTCCTGACTGAGAGGAAGGAGCTTTAAACGCTCCATCACCTGGTGgagaaacacaaagagcagGGACATTAATGGAGGAGCTCCGCATATTCAGGAAGGAGCTCCTGCTAGAAGGACTTTTATTGCTGCGTAACGGTTCGAGCAAAAGACTCTTCCTCCAGACTTCCATGAGTACAGAGAGTAtgaaatacacataatacacCAGTAAACACAAGTGACATGGACAAtcaaacattaaatatttgtaaGAAAATACATTGCATATCAAACATATGCACCGATAGTATATCAAGGCTACATATGATATATAAAAAGTACTGAAAGGCACATAAAGAGGATATAAAAAGGAACATGGCATTATATACACAATGTGTGCTTTGGTCCAGACACTGGATTAAATAAGGGTCACATATTCAACAACATAGACCACTTCAATATAGTAATCATGGTATACTACTAGCTGTGTGACCAGCGGTTTCTGTATTGGGACAGTTGCGTGGCACTCACGTCGTAGGCTCTGTCAACGTGACCTGCGTGGTACTCGTCAAAGAACGTCGTCAGGTCTAAGAGAAGGTAAAACGTGCTGTTCACAGACTTATCTCCTGCAGTCCCCTGAGAACGATACCTGCAGCGGAAAGAggaacattttcagtttttcaaaTTCAGATGCTCTTGATTAGATTTAAACTagtgcatggtgtgtgtgtgtg
Above is a genomic segment from Cyclopterus lumpus isolate fCycLum1 chromosome 6, fCycLum1.pri, whole genome shotgun sequence containing:
- the zpd gene encoding zona pellucida glycoprotein d, translating into MIPIGLKLSVALVLLFGLARHHIAGLCRVEHCTNSTNCLLSADRRRCKCASGYYADQCDKNADIKVMCGKDFMAIRAKEDYFQYHNVPLESLHLPNKSCRPQRTVINGVPYYMAKISKDEYQVCGGKPLMRKNHIAYSLSIQSNPQVRGNIIRNPVIKMDFTCVYPSIRTVSLPFPVIHFSSEMVMHVDELDAKIQMMLYTDQSYSEAYTSSPTIELRDKVYVEVAVTEPADFFLLRVEKCWATQSPQPNTTEGLVYTLLLNGCVSDETVSFLNVSAGQSGRNGESSIIRYSFDMFRFMTEPHDLYLHCTVELCVPEDHMSCTPNCNSISKREAVQADPSLGLLSYGPIRIEMPERPQFSILLPVAGVWTVGFFLIILITVVKAGSKRLARQEEH